Proteins encoded by one window of Clostridium perfringens:
- a CDS encoding undecaprenyl-diphosphate phosphatase, whose product MGIDFLFILKALIIAIVEGLTEFVPVSSTGHMILVGDLIHFNTQSGGFPEMYEVVIQLGAILAVVVLYWRKISSSVVEFLCYIFSFIGLKTSGDKRKYEKRLAESETGFRFGINVIIGTIPAAILGLLFHDEIKEYLFSTKTVAIGFIVGGILLIVIENNFRKRAKRSKIVKDIDKMTYGQSLLVGCFQCLSLWPGMSRSASTIMGGWISGLSTTVATEFTFFLAIPAMVGASGLDLFKFDYSQMNATNWISLILGFIVAFIVSLVVIDKFINYLKKKPMRVFAIYRVFAGIVLAILIFTKVIS is encoded by the coding sequence ATGGGAATTGATTTTTTATTCATACTTAAGGCCTTAATAATCGCAATTGTTGAAGGTCTTACAGAGTTTGTTCCTGTTTCCTCAACAGGACACATGATTCTAGTTGGTGACCTTATTCACTTCAATACGCAATCAGGTGGATTTCCTGAAATGTATGAAGTTGTTATTCAATTAGGTGCCATACTAGCAGTTGTAGTATTATATTGGAGAAAGATAAGTAGCTCAGTAGTTGAGTTTTTATGTTACATATTTTCATTTATCGGATTAAAAACATCAGGCGATAAAAGAAAATATGAAAAAAGACTTGCAGAATCAGAAACAGGTTTTAGATTTGGTATAAATGTTATTATAGGAACAATACCAGCAGCTATTTTAGGTCTTTTATTCCATGATGAAATAAAAGAATATTTATTTTCAACAAAAACTGTAGCTATAGGATTTATAGTAGGTGGTATATTACTTATAGTTATAGAAAATAACTTTAGAAAAAGAGCTAAAAGAAGTAAGATTGTAAAAGATATTGATAAAATGACATATGGACAATCATTACTAGTTGGATGCTTCCAATGTTTATCTTTATGGCCTGGAATGTCAAGAAGTGCATCAACAATAATGGGAGGATGGATTTCTGGATTAAGTACAACTGTTGCTACAGAATTTACATTTTTCTTAGCAATACCAGCTATGGTTGGAGCTTCTGGCTTAGATCTATTTAAATTTGATTATTCTCAAATGAATGCAACAAATTGGATCTCATTAATCTTAGGATTTATAGTTGCATTTATAGTTTCATTAGTTGTTATAGATAAGTTTATAAATTACTTAAAGAAAAAACCTATGAGAGTTTTTGCTATATACAGAGTATTTGCTGGTATAGTATTAGCTATTTTAATATTTACTAAAGTAATTAGTTAA
- a CDS encoding aspartate carbamoyltransferase, with the protein MKNRELQNHKCKNTKCITQVEKYVPQSFTLIDKKNNTYNCDYCNAENTFQKH; encoded by the coding sequence ATGAAAAATAGAGAATTACAAAATCATAAATGTAAAAACACAAAATGTATAACTCAAGTGGAAAAATATGTTCCTCAAAGCTTTACTTTAATAGACAAAAAGAATAATACATACAATTGTGATTATTGTAACGCAGAAAACACTTTTCAAAAGCATTAA
- a CDS encoding 6-phosphofructokinase: MMQPIKKIAILTGGGDCPGLNAVIRAVTRTAILKYGYEVIGYKFGYRGLYNNDFVKLDLDSVSGILHRGGTILHSSNKDNLFDYQVEDENGKIVKKDVSDVGVENLKKEEVDALVVIGGDGTLTSARDFARKGVNVIGVPKTIDNDLLATDVTFGFNTATEIATEALDRLHTTAESHHRIMLLEVMGRNAGWIALESGIAGSADVILLPEIPYDINKIVEKVKEREEAGKQFTIIVVAEGAKPKDGEVVVSKIVDDSPDPIRLGGIANKLAIDLEGLIKNHEIRSTVLGHIQRGGNTSTYDRILSTKYGVKAVELINSNLFGNMVALKGNKVSYESLENVIGHTKNVDPEGELVNTAKSIGISFAD; the protein is encoded by the coding sequence ATGATGCAACCAATTAAGAAAATAGCTATACTAACAGGAGGAGGAGATTGTCCTGGATTAAATGCAGTAATAAGAGCTGTAACTAGAACTGCAATCTTAAAATATGGATATGAAGTTATAGGTTATAAATTTGGATATAGAGGTCTATATAATAATGACTTTGTAAAATTGGATCTTGATTCTGTTTCTGGAATACTTCATAGAGGAGGAACAATACTTCATAGTTCAAATAAGGACAACCTATTTGATTATCAAGTTGAAGATGAGAATGGTAAAATAGTTAAAAAAGATGTTTCTGATGTTGGTGTTGAAAACTTAAAGAAAGAAGAGGTAGATGCTCTAGTTGTTATTGGAGGAGATGGAACCTTAACCTCTGCAAGAGATTTCGCAAGAAAAGGTGTTAATGTAATAGGTGTTCCTAAAACAATAGATAACGATTTATTAGCCACAGATGTAACCTTTGGATTTAATACTGCCACAGAAATAGCTACAGAAGCTTTAGATAGACTTCATACTACAGCTGAGTCACATCATAGAATAATGCTTTTAGAAGTTATGGGAAGAAACGCTGGTTGGATTGCTTTAGAATCAGGAATAGCTGGTTCTGCTGATGTAATATTATTACCTGAAATACCTTACGATATAAACAAGATAGTTGAAAAAGTAAAAGAAAGAGAAGAAGCCGGAAAACAGTTTACAATTATTGTAGTTGCAGAAGGAGCAAAACCTAAAGATGGAGAAGTAGTTGTTTCTAAAATAGTTGATGATAGTCCAGACCCAATAAGATTAGGGGGAATAGCTAACAAATTAGCTATTGACTTAGAAGGATTAATAAAAAATCATGAAATAAGAAGCACTGTTCTTGGACATATACAAAGAGGGGGAAATACCTCTACTTATGATAGAATACTTTCCACTAAATATGGAGTTAAAGCTGTTGAACTTATAAATAGTAATTTATTTGGAAACATGGTTGCATTAAAAGGAAATAAAGTATCCTATGAAAGCTTAGAAAATGTAATTGGACATACTAAAAATGTAGATCCAGAAGGTGAATTAGTAAACACTGCTAAAAGTATAGGAATTAGTTTCGCTGATTAA
- a CDS encoding Mur ligase family protein produces the protein MFKIAIKSYLSIILSKMTQFISKKVFKGGTNFPGKVALKIDRNILKVVSKDYKVILVTGTNGKTTTTSMIYNVLKGNGLDVITNATGANLYPGIVSTFVANYKFSSNKERYAVIEVDEANLKFITEYITPEIITVTNLFRDQLDRYGEVYTTLNKILEGVVKVPSTTLLLNGDESLLGRLDVKNPKVYYGFEVSLNKNKNIEINADAKFCKFCKEPYSYNFITYNHLGSFYCPNCGFKREDLKYKVEEIVELTPESSKVVINGGLFTITQPGTYNIYNGLCAYSVAKELHINDEVIQKSFSNQSSSFGRQETIKIGDKEARIILVKNPAGYNQALDTLLLNSESFAAAFLLNDNYADGKDVSWIWDVDFEKLNSMDLNEIFISGMRAYDMAVRLKIANLPVEKFLIKEDFEGLTEAIKNSKENKVYILATYTAMINYRKYLHSKGYIDKLW, from the coding sequence GTGTTTAAAATAGCTATTAAATCTTATCTAAGCATAATCTTATCTAAAATGACACAATTTATTTCAAAGAAAGTTTTTAAAGGTGGAACTAACTTTCCAGGTAAAGTAGCTTTAAAAATCGATAGAAACATTTTAAAAGTAGTTTCTAAAGATTATAAAGTTATTTTAGTTACTGGAACTAATGGAAAGACTACTACTACTTCAATGATATATAATGTCCTTAAAGGTAATGGATTAGATGTTATAACTAATGCTACTGGAGCAAATCTTTATCCAGGAATAGTTAGTACCTTCGTAGCTAATTACAAATTTTCTTCAAATAAAGAAAGATATGCAGTAATTGAAGTTGATGAAGCTAACTTAAAATTTATAACAGAGTATATAACTCCAGAAATAATAACTGTAACTAATCTCTTTAGAGATCAGTTAGATAGATATGGAGAGGTTTATACTACTCTAAATAAAATATTAGAAGGAGTTGTTAAAGTACCAAGTACTACTCTTCTTTTAAATGGAGATGAATCTTTATTAGGAAGACTTGATGTTAAAAACCCTAAAGTTTATTATGGATTCGAAGTTTCTCTAAATAAAAACAAGAATATAGAAATTAATGCTGATGCTAAGTTCTGTAAGTTCTGTAAAGAGCCTTATTCTTATAACTTTATAACATACAATCATCTTGGAAGTTTCTACTGTCCTAACTGTGGATTCAAAAGAGAAGATTTAAAATATAAAGTAGAGGAAATAGTAGAACTTACCCCTGAAAGTTCTAAGGTTGTTATAAATGGTGGTTTATTTACAATAACTCAACCTGGTACTTATAATATATACAACGGATTATGTGCTTATTCTGTTGCAAAAGAATTACATATTAATGATGAAGTTATTCAAAAATCATTTTCTAATCAAAGTTCATCCTTTGGAAGACAGGAAACAATAAAAATTGGAGATAAGGAAGCTAGAATTATCTTGGTTAAAAATCCAGCTGGATATAATCAAGCCTTAGATACTCTTCTTCTAAATTCAGAAAGCTTTGCTGCAGCATTCTTATTAAATGATAATTATGCAGATGGTAAGGATGTTTCTTGGATCTGGGATGTTGATTTTGAAAAATTAAATTCAATGGACTTAAATGAAATATTTATCTCTGGAATGAGAGCTTATGATATGGCTGTAAGATTGAAAATTGCTAATCTACCAGTTGAAAAGTTTTTAATAAAGGAAGATTTTGAAGGCTTAACAGAGGCAATCAAAAATTCTAAGGAAAACAAGGTTTATATCCTTGCAACTTATACTGCTATGATTAACTATAGAAAATACTTACATTCCAAAGGTTATATTGATAAGCTTTGGTAG
- a CDS encoding DUF2156 domain-containing protein — MFKKITLKDKSLYYQYIDKNKFLSCEYSFATLFMWKDFNDIEYDIVNNIFIIKKYDKNNGKFFMEPLGDIDDNSLINIIDYLESIRKKEKSKWLFGDVSINFLNRLEDIYKENLIFEEEINNFDYVYNFDDLRNLSGRKFRKKRNKYNQFIKNYNYKTAFFKSFLDNKEREECLEFLDKWYLENKEMDEEFLAEIDGTRNLINYLGQLDLDLIKLYVDNKLIGISIGERFNDSTYIVHVEKCLKEFKGAYAFINNELLKNYFLDLKYVNREEDLGILGLKKSKMSYNPKFFERKYLVKIK; from the coding sequence ATGTTTAAAAAAATTACTTTAAAAGATAAATCTCTTTACTACCAATATATAGATAAAAACAAATTCCTAAGCTGTGAATATTCTTTTGCTACACTTTTTATGTGGAAAGACTTTAATGATATAGAATATGATATAGTAAATAATATTTTTATTATTAAAAAATATGATAAAAATAATGGTAAATTTTTTATGGAGCCTTTAGGGGATATAGATGATAATTCTTTAATAAATATTATTGACTATTTAGAATCCATAAGAAAAAAAGAAAAGAGTAAATGGTTATTTGGAGATGTAAGCATAAATTTTCTTAATAGGTTAGAAGATATATATAAAGAAAATTTAATTTTTGAGGAAGAAATAAATAACTTTGATTATGTATATAACTTTGATGATTTAAGAAATTTATCAGGAAGAAAATTTAGAAAGAAAAGAAATAAATATAATCAGTTTATTAAAAACTATAATTATAAAACAGCATTTTTTAAAAGTTTTTTAGATAATAAAGAAAGGGAAGAATGCTTAGAATTTTTAGATAAATGGTATTTAGAAAATAAAGAAATGGATGAGGAGTTTTTAGCTGAAATAGATGGAACAAGAAATTTAATAAATTATTTAGGCCAATTAGACTTAGATTTAATAAAACTTTATGTGGACAATAAATTAATAGGAATTTCTATAGGGGAGAGATTTAATGATAGCACATATATAGTTCATGTGGAGAAGTGTTTAAAAGAATTCAAAGGAGCCTATGCTTTTATAAATAATGAACTATTAAAAAATTATTTTTTAGATTTAAAATATGTTAATAGAGAAGAGGATTTAGGGATATTAGGATTAAAAAAATCAAAAATGTCTTATAATCCAAAGTTTTTTGAAAGAAAATATTTAGTTAAAATAAAGTGA
- the pyrB gene encoding aspartate carbamoyltransferase yields MLKNKHLLDPSDFTIEEFDEIFKLAHQIMANPKEYQNICNGKILATLFYEPSTRTRLSFESAMLRLGGQVIGFSEPNSSSVSKGESLRDTIKTVNCYADLIAMRHPLEGAAKVASMYSDIPVINAGDGGHQHPTQTLTDLLTIKEYKGNLEGNTIALCGDLKFGRTVHSLIKALSRYKNNKFILISPIELRIPNYIREQILEKNNIEYKEITSLEEGIKEADILYMTRIQRERFVDQSEYERLKDVYVLDEAKMKGAKEDMMVLHPLPRVNEIAYEVDEDSRAFYFKQAKCGMYVRMALMAKLLGEA; encoded by the coding sequence ATGTTAAAAAACAAACACTTATTAGATCCATCAGATTTCACAATAGAGGAATTTGATGAAATTTTCAAATTAGCACATCAAATTATGGCAAATCCAAAAGAATATCAAAACATATGCAATGGTAAAATTCTAGCAACACTTTTCTATGAGCCAAGCACTAGAACAAGATTGTCTTTTGAATCAGCAATGCTTAGACTAGGTGGACAAGTTATAGGTTTCTCAGAACCAAATTCTTCATCAGTTTCTAAAGGAGAATCTTTAAGAGATACTATTAAAACAGTAAACTGCTATGCAGATCTTATAGCAATGAGACATCCTTTAGAAGGAGCAGCAAAAGTTGCTTCAATGTATTCAGATATCCCAGTTATAAATGCAGGAGATGGAGGTCATCAACATCCAACTCAAACATTAACAGATCTTCTTACAATAAAAGAATATAAAGGAAACCTAGAAGGAAATACAATTGCATTATGTGGAGACTTAAAATTCGGTAGAACAGTGCATTCTCTTATAAAAGCACTTTCAAGATATAAAAATAATAAATTCATCTTAATATCTCCAATAGAACTAAGAATTCCCAATTATATTAGAGAGCAAATTTTAGAAAAAAATAATATAGAATACAAAGAAATTACTAGTTTAGAAGAAGGAATTAAGGAAGCTGATATTTTATACATGACAAGAATACAAAGAGAAAGATTTGTAGATCAAAGTGAGTATGAAAGATTAAAAGATGTATATGTATTAGATGAAGCAAAAATGAAGGGTGCCAAAGAAGATATGATGGTTCTTCATCCTCTTCCAAGAGTAAATGAAATAGCCTATGAAGTAGATGAAGATTCAAGAGCATTTTACTTTAAGCAAGCCAAATGCGGAATGTATGTAAGAATGGCCTTAATGGCAAAACTTTTAGGGGAGGCGTAA
- a CDS encoding putative ABC transporter permease, protein MENIIYNILYIIIYSFLGWCCEVIYCYIIDHKFTNRGFLNGPLCPVYGFGAFFVLTFLDMYKSNIILVFILGIIITSVLEYITSFLLEAIFHTKWWDYSKHKFNIHGRVCLLNSTLFGILSVILVEFINPIIVDFVSKFPEKIVFIVTIILAALIVIDFVVTVQAMIKLNSKLHNLQDLSKEFEEFGISFIDKTEKELELTMNKFKREANLKEEMLNRAKSLRRNNILQRRLLKAFPNMKHKRYNELLQKLRKEDKLK, encoded by the coding sequence ATGGAAAACATTATATATAATATTTTGTATATAATAATATATAGCTTTTTAGGATGGTGCTGTGAAGTTATATATTGTTATATAATAGATCACAAGTTTACAAATAGAGGCTTTTTAAATGGGCCATTATGCCCTGTATACGGATTTGGAGCTTTTTTTGTTTTAACATTTTTAGATATGTATAAAAGTAATATAATATTAGTATTTATATTAGGAATAATAATTACATCAGTTTTAGAGTATATTACCTCTTTTTTATTAGAAGCAATATTCCATACTAAGTGGTGGGATTATTCAAAACACAAGTTTAATATTCATGGAAGAGTGTGCTTACTTAATTCCACACTATTTGGTATATTATCAGTTATATTAGTTGAGTTTATAAATCCTATTATAGTTGATTTTGTTAGTAAATTTCCAGAAAAGATAGTTTTTATTGTAACAATAATTTTAGCAGCTCTAATTGTTATTGATTTTGTAGTAACAGTACAAGCTATGATTAAGTTAAATTCAAAATTACACAATCTTCAAGATTTATCTAAGGAGTTTGAGGAGTTTGGAATTTCCTTTATAGATAAGACCGAGAAAGAATTAGAACTTACTATGAACAAATTTAAGCGTGAGGCTAATTTAAAAGAAGAAATGTTAAATAGAGCTAAATCTCTAAGAAGAAATAATATTCTTCAAAGAAGACTTTTAAAAGCATTCCCTAATATGAAACATAAGAGATACAATGAATTACTACAAAAATTAAGAAAAGAAGATAAGCTTAAATAG
- a CDS encoding VWA domain-containing protein codes for MKHNAKDNFRLAIDELCSCQNHLNNAYMNLKEEENKTEVHAALKTVASAIEHAQNNYNNYED; via the coding sequence ATGAAACATAATGCAAAGGATAATTTTAGACTTGCTATTGATGAACTTTGTTCTTGCCAAAATCACTTAAATAATGCATATATGAACTTAAAGGAAGAAGAAAATAAAACAGAAGTACATGCAGCCTTAAAAACAGTTGCTAGTGCTATAGAACATGCTCAAAATAATTATAATAATTATGAAGATTAA
- a CDS encoding type 1 glutamine amidotransferase encodes MELNICHLYPDLLNVYGDVGNILILKHRAKLRGIKVNVINVSMGDKFDKDNYDIVFFGGGQDFEQSIVSDDLINLKKDVLKEYVEEGKVLLAICGGYQLLGNYYTAPTGEKIDGLGILDIYTEGGDTRFIGNTVIHNEEFDETYVGFENHSGRTFIGDLKPLGKCIHGYGNNGESGYEGCIYKNTFCTYFHGSLLSKNPELADRILTLALSNKYDDISLSPLDDTFEIKAKNVMIDRLNNENK; translated from the coding sequence ATGGAATTAAATATATGTCACTTATATCCTGATCTACTTAATGTTTATGGAGATGTAGGAAATATTTTAATATTAAAGCATAGAGCAAAATTGCGTGGAATCAAAGTAAATGTAATAAATGTTTCTATGGGTGATAAATTTGATAAAGATAATTACGATATAGTATTCTTTGGTGGCGGTCAAGACTTTGAGCAATCAATAGTATCTGATGACTTAATAAACCTAAAAAAAGATGTTTTAAAAGAATATGTTGAAGAAGGAAAAGTTCTTTTAGCTATCTGTGGTGGATATCAACTTTTAGGTAATTATTACACTGCCCCTACAGGAGAAAAAATAGATGGCTTAGGAATTTTAGATATATATACTGAAGGTGGAGACACTAGATTCATAGGTAACACAGTAATTCATAACGAAGAATTTGATGAAACTTATGTTGGCTTTGAGAATCACTCTGGTAGAACATTTATTGGAGATTTAAAACCTCTTGGAAAATGCATTCATGGTTATGGAAATAATGGGGAAAGTGGTTATGAGGGATGTATTTATAAAAATACTTTCTGTACATACTTCCACGGATCACTTTTATCTAAGAATCCAGAGCTTGCAGATAGAATTTTAACATTAGCTCTTAGTAATAAATATGATGATATTTCATTATCACCTTTAGATGATACCTTTGAAATTAAAGCTAAGAATGTTATGATAGATAGATTAAATAATGAAAATAAGTAA
- the manA gene encoding mannose-6-phosphate isomerase, class I: protein MYPIRFENLYYDKVWGGRDFELFRDNMPEGMIGETWDVACHQNGMSIVENGEYKGLRFDELIDKLGSDLVGTEISKEKFPLLIKLINAKDKLSVQVHPNDEYGMRVEGELGKTEIWYVVEAFEGANLIVGTKDCTKEQFVKAIETGEFDQYLNRVEVKKGDTFFVRSGLVHAICEGVIIAEIQQNSDTTYRVYDYNRGREIHVEKALDCIDFSLKGEKAKGLKVSYDQYDKTYLSLCEYFSLEKYDIHGVCEEESDKERFFIFTCVEGEGIITSEEGELAIKKGDSIFIPASLGKYSLKGNMTLLKSYVPKEGAVEEEILSVVKA, encoded by the coding sequence ATGTATCCAATAAGATTTGAAAACTTATACTATGATAAAGTTTGGGGTGGAAGAGATTTCGAACTTTTCAGAGACAATATGCCAGAGGGAATGATAGGAGAAACTTGGGATGTTGCTTGTCATCAAAATGGAATGAGTATAGTTGAAAATGGTGAATATAAAGGGTTAAGATTCGATGAGTTAATAGATAAATTAGGAAGTGACTTAGTAGGTACTGAAATATCAAAAGAGAAATTTCCTCTACTTATAAAATTAATAAACGCTAAGGATAAATTATCAGTTCAAGTTCATCCAAATGATGAATATGGTATGAGAGTTGAAGGAGAGCTTGGAAAAACTGAAATTTGGTATGTTGTTGAAGCTTTTGAAGGAGCTAATTTAATAGTAGGAACAAAGGATTGTACTAAAGAACAATTTGTTAAAGCTATAGAAACTGGTGAATTTGATCAGTATTTAAATAGAGTAGAAGTTAAAAAAGGGGATACTTTCTTTGTAAGAAGTGGACTAGTTCATGCTATATGCGAAGGTGTTATAATAGCTGAAATCCAACAAAATAGTGATACAACTTATAGAGTATATGACTATAACAGAGGAAGAGAAATCCATGTTGAAAAAGCTTTAGATTGTATCGATTTCTCATTAAAAGGAGAAAAAGCTAAGGGATTAAAAGTTTCATATGATCAATATGATAAAACTTATCTTTCACTATGTGAATATTTCTCATTAGAAAAATATGATATACATGGAGTATGTGAAGAAGAGAGTGATAAAGAAAGATTCTTCATATTTACATGTGTTGAAGGAGAAGGAATCATAACTTCAGAAGAAGGCGAATTAGCAATTAAAAAAGGAGATAGTATATTCATACCTGCATCCTTAGGAAAATACTCTTTAAAAGGAAACATGACATTATTAAAGAGTTATGTTCCAAAAGAAGGTGCTGTTGAAGAGGAAATACTTTCAGTAGTAAAAGCTTAA
- a CDS encoding serine hydrolase, with protein MKEVQKYLESRIGSYSFFFEDLKSGYTYGYNENVKMISAGCMKLPIAIALIKEVEEGKIDFLDKVKIESSDKVYGTGIIHEFGERDYTVFELMVAMLIQSDNTAANKIIDLVGMDKINETIKEFGMKNTELNRKTADERNFKSDVENYTTAYDLTLAWKKLSEGSFLSKENSQMLIDILTRQQIKNKLALYIPDNLKFDISSKTGDKKGVENDTALIHTQKGNFACTVMSSGIPNSVYGTVTLAKSGKMTWDAIMNNWH; from the coding sequence ATGAAAGAAGTTCAAAAATATTTAGAGAGCAGAATTGGTTCGTATAGCTTTTTCTTTGAGGATTTAAAGAGTGGTTATACTTATGGTTATAATGAAAACGTTAAAATGATTTCAGCAGGTTGTATGAAATTACCTATAGCTATAGCTCTTATAAAAGAAGTAGAGGAAGGCAAAATAGACTTTTTGGATAAAGTTAAAATAGAAAGTTCAGATAAGGTCTATGGAACTGGTATAATACATGAGTTTGGAGAGAGGGATTATACTGTATTTGAACTTATGGTAGCAATGCTAATTCAAAGTGATAATACAGCAGCAAATAAAATAATTGATTTAGTCGGTATGGATAAAATAAATGAAACTATTAAGGAATTTGGTATGAAAAATACTGAGCTTAATAGAAAAACTGCCGATGAAAGAAATTTCAAATCAGATGTAGAAAATTATACAACAGCTTATGATTTAACTTTAGCCTGGAAAAAACTTAGTGAGGGTTCTTTCTTAAGTAAAGAAAACTCCCAAATGCTTATAGATATACTTACAAGACAACAGATTAAAAACAAACTAGCTTTATATATACCAGACAACCTTAAGTTTGATATATCAAGCAAAACAGGAGACAAAAAGGGAGTTGAGAATGATACGGCCTTAATTCATACTCAAAAAGGGAACTTTGCTTGTACAGTAATGTCTAGTGGAATTCCTAACTCAGTCTACGGGACTGTGACCTTGGCAAAATCTGGTAAAATGACCTGGGACGCCATCATGAACAATTGGCACTAA
- a CDS encoding VanW family protein, translating to MSNLNEKDLKEKLNEHYSDLLNNFKITFNYKDNFNETFSAKDLGFFFDINDLSNQVFSFGKNSNIFSNTIERLKLKSNPKYFQFKPESNSEVLSEKLSEISNKINKEKVEPTISFSNDSISATKEQIGYKLDLEKLTSEIVNDLNNSHDSLNCTINIPVEEIKPKLTQETVNNMVILGSYTTKLPSLTGGRTKNISNYLSKLNGTILMPGDIFSADKEGEDRTESNGYTYAPGYIGNKVVDILAGGICQGVTTLYNSVLYADLKIVERAPHSLPVTYAPIGRDATMASGVIDFKFQNNMNNPVIVQTYITSSGQVKSNIWGIKEDPGKEIVISVDQHGPKSSTTYKETYENGVLVKKEVLSKDKYN from the coding sequence GTGTCAAATTTAAATGAGAAAGATTTAAAGGAAAAATTAAATGAGCACTACTCTGATTTATTAAATAATTTTAAAATAACATTTAATTATAAAGACAATTTTAATGAAACTTTTTCAGCAAAAGATTTAGGATTTTTCTTTGATATTAATGATTTATCTAATCAGGTTTTTTCTTTCGGAAAAAATAGCAATATATTTTCTAATACAATAGAAAGATTAAAGTTAAAATCTAATCCTAAATATTTTCAGTTTAAACCTGAATCAAATTCAGAGGTTTTAAGTGAAAAACTTTCTGAAATAAGTAATAAAATCAATAAAGAAAAGGTTGAACCAACTATTTCTTTTTCAAATGATTCTATATCAGCAACTAAAGAACAAATTGGGTACAAGCTTGACTTAGAAAAGCTTACTTCTGAAATAGTTAATGATTTAAATAATAGTCATGATAGTCTAAATTGTACTATTAATATACCTGTGGAAGAAATAAAACCTAAATTAACTCAAGAAACTGTTAATAACATGGTTATTTTAGGCTCATATACTACTAAACTTCCTAGTTTAACAGGTGGACGTACTAAAAATATTAGCAATTATTTAAGTAAGCTTAATGGTACTATATTAATGCCAGGAGATATTTTTTCTGCTGATAAAGAAGGAGAAGATAGAACTGAAAGTAATGGTTATACTTATGCCCCTGGTTATATTGGAAACAAAGTAGTAGATATATTAGCCGGTGGAATATGTCAAGGAGTTACAACTCTTTATAACTCAGTATTATATGCTGACTTAAAAATAGTTGAGAGAGCTCCTCATAGCCTTCCAGTAACTTATGCTCCTATAGGTAGAGATGCTACTATGGCAAGTGGAGTTATTGACTTTAAGTTTCAAAATAATATGAATAATCCAGTTATTGTTCAAACTTATATAACTTCTTCTGGACAAGTTAAGTCTAACATTTGGGGTATAAAAGAAGACCCAGGAAAAGAAATAGTTATATCTGTAGATCAACATGGACCTAAATCATCAACAACTTATAAGGAAACTTATGAAAATGGAGTATTAGTAAAAAAAGAAGTGTTATCAAAGGACAAATACAATTAA